The Acidobacteriota bacterium genome contains the following window.
CCGCCGTAGCCGATGCTGTTATAGCCGGCATTGTAGCCGTCGCGGTAATTATCTTCGTATTTACGTTCGTACTTGTTTTTGTAGCGCCTATAGTCGTTCGACTGCCCGCTGCGGGCATCATTTGAGCCGTCCTGATAGCCTTCGTTGTAATAGCTGCATTTGATCTGCGATAGGGTATTTGGGTCACACTGGGCCGATGCGGAGACCGCACCGAATGCAGTGACGAACAGAAACGCGAAAATTAGAAAATATTTTTTCATGGCCGGGTCCTCCTGACCCATTATTGAACTATTTAGAAATGTGCGAACGATCTGTCGCGCCCATTGAGATGTCCTTTTGCGACCTTTCGATGTACTCGAAATAAACCCTCAATCCCAGCGTTTTTCCTTTTTGAATCTTTTGACGACCATATCTCGCCGGAGCTTCGGCAGATGGTCGATGAAGAGCTTGCCATCGCAATGGTCTGTCTCGTGAAGGAACGCCCGTGCGGCGTAACCCTCGGCATCGCGTTCGAACCACTCGCCTTTTTCATCCTGAGCCCGCAGTCTTGCTTTCATTGGCCGAACGACGACCGCCGGCACTTTGCCGACCGAAAGACAGCCTTCCTGGCTCGATTGCTCGCCTTCGGTGTGGATTATCTCAGGGTTGGCGGCGATGAGTTTAATGTCTTCGCAATCCATGACGAAGAGCCGCAAATTAAGCCCGATCTGCGGAGCCGCGAGCCCGACGCCTTCGGCATCGTACATCGTGTCGAACATGTCCGCGCACAGATCTGCAAGATCCTGGTCAAAAACCGTCACCGATTTGCCAACCTCAGCGAGCACCTTTTCCGGATATTCCGTGATCTTTCTAACGGCCATTGCCAAAAATAATGTTATCTACTGCAGTCTATTACAATCAAAGGAATCGCCCCGCGATCACCTCGGAATCACGCCGGATCGCGAAACGCGGCGAAAGTCGCGTTTTGCGTTAAAACCCTTTTCTTTTCGCTCCAGACACTGCCAGCAAACTACACTTTCGACGTTCGTCGGTGATAGGAACGTATTGAAGTGAACCACTTCACGATCGCACTCCGCGCATCTAACCGTTGGCTTATCCATTGTTTTGGGATCAGTCGTAGTAAACATTGATTTTTTACTTCTTTGATCGGCTATCTTTTACGATCAAATTTCTCTCGTAGCTCATTGTAGTCTGCCTCGACAGAATTTCCAATGGTGCCGAGCCTCGAGAATACCGCCCGATGCCAAATATCACACGCGTATCCTACCGGACGTTCGTGGCCACATCCTTCTTTCGCAGCAATGTAACTTTCTGATCGTAAAATTCCATTTCTTCTACGCGGTCATAATTATTCCGCATAAATTCTTCGAATGGCTCACAAACGCCTGGCCATTTGCATTCGTCACTGACGATCAGCCATATCTCGGCGGCATCCGGTGGGATCTTCGAGATAGTGTAGTCAGTTCTCTTTTTTGTTCGATCGGGTGACGTCGTGCCGAAACTGAACTCAAAAAATCGCTCGTCCGGATAGATCCGGTTGACGCCTTTGTAATGGTACGGCAAGGCGATCGCATCATAAGTGTTAAAAATTATGATCGGTTGATTCGGACGTTCGGTTTGTTCCAGGTATTTGCCCACACGTATCCAATCCCCTTTCTTTGTAAGGTTGGGATAAAGATTAACTACCGCA
Protein-coding sequences here:
- the def gene encoding peptide deformylase; translation: MAVRKITEYPEKVLAEVGKSVTVFDQDLADLCADMFDTMYDAEGVGLAAPQIGLNLRLFVMDCEDIKLIAANPEIIHTEGEQSSQEGCLSVGKVPAVVVRPMKARLRAQDEKGEWFERDAEGYAARAFLHETDHCDGKLFIDHLPKLRRDMVVKRFKKEKRWD